Proteins encoded by one window of Bacillus sp. DTU_2020_1000418_1_SI_GHA_SEK_038:
- a CDS encoding UDP-N-acetylmuramoyl-L-alanyl-D-glutamate--2,6-diaminopimelate ligase: MKLHTLLHDLQPYLAYSGENPDISSIENDSRKVQKGSLFICIKGFTVDGHDFAPSAVKNGAVAIVSEKEMNLSVPVIVVRNTRRAMALLADSFFGQPSKKLHLIGITGTNGKTTTSHLIEKVLSDYGRKTGLIGTMYTKIGDKMSDVKNTTPDALTLQRIFKQMADAGVQSTVMEVSSHALDEGRIHGSDFDLAVFTNLTQDHLDYHKTMDEYRNAKGLLFAQLGSAFRYNPPKYAVLNIDDSVTNHYIKATTAHVITFGIDQPADLQAANIQMTASGTSFELHSPFGKNQVSMGLVGKFSVYNVLAAIGAGIASGIPMKHIIQSIQGLKGVSGRFETVDAGQKFTVIVDYAHTPDSLENVLKTVKQIAAKRIFVIVGCGGDRDRSKRPLMAKIACQYGTDAIFTSDNPRSEDPVAILADMEAGVKGLKYKVILDRKEAIYYAINMAVDGDVILIAGKGHETYQLIGNQVFDFDDRLVAKEAIEER; encoded by the coding sequence ACAGTAGATGGACATGATTTTGCTCCCTCAGCTGTTAAGAATGGCGCGGTTGCCATCGTTTCTGAAAAAGAAATGAACCTTTCTGTGCCTGTTATTGTTGTTCGAAATACTAGGCGGGCAATGGCTTTATTAGCTGACTCCTTTTTCGGACAGCCAAGTAAGAAGCTGCATTTAATTGGGATTACTGGCACAAATGGGAAGACAACAACGAGCCATTTAATTGAAAAAGTTCTATCGGATTATGGCAGAAAGACTGGTTTGATTGGTACAATGTATACAAAAATAGGGGATAAAATGTCTGATGTGAAAAATACAACTCCAGATGCCCTTACCCTACAAAGGATTTTCAAACAAATGGCTGATGCCGGTGTACAATCCACAGTGATGGAGGTTTCTTCACATGCATTGGATGAAGGCAGGATACACGGAAGTGATTTTGATTTAGCAGTATTCACAAATTTAACTCAGGATCACTTGGATTATCATAAAACCATGGATGAGTATAGAAATGCAAAGGGTCTGCTATTTGCCCAGCTAGGCAGTGCGTTCCGATATAACCCTCCAAAGTACGCCGTTCTAAATATCGATGATTCTGTAACAAATCATTATATAAAAGCAACAACAGCTCATGTGATAACATTTGGGATTGATCAGCCTGCAGATTTGCAAGCGGCAAATATCCAAATGACAGCCTCTGGAACCTCATTTGAATTACATAGTCCATTTGGAAAAAATCAAGTATCTATGGGGCTTGTTGGAAAATTCAGCGTATATAATGTGCTTGCAGCCATTGGTGCTGGTATAGCATCCGGAATTCCTATGAAACATATTATTCAATCAATTCAGGGATTGAAGGGTGTATCAGGCCGTTTTGAAACTGTCGATGCAGGACAGAAATTTACGGTGATCGTTGATTATGCACATACACCAGACAGCTTAGAAAATGTGCTGAAAACAGTAAAGCAGATTGCAGCTAAAAGAATTTTTGTCATCGTTGGATGCGGTGGAGACAGGGACCGTTCGAAAAGACCTTTAATGGCAAAAATTGCATGCCAGTATGGCACTGACGCCATTTTCACTTCAGATAATCCCCGCAGTGAGGATCCTGTTGCAATTTTGGCAGATATGGAAGCTGGGGTAAAAGGTCTAAAATATAAAGTTATTCTTGACCGAAAAGAAGCAATTTACTATGCAATTAACATGGCAGTTGATGGAGATGTCATTTTAATAGCTGGAAAAGGACATGAAACCTATCAGTTGATCGGAAATCAAGTTTTTGATTTTGACGACCGGTTAGTTGCAAAAGAGGCAATAGAGGAGCGATAA
- the mraY gene encoding phospho-N-acetylmuramoyl-pentapeptide-transferase: MMEKVIFFTIIMSFLITVLLSPIFIPFLRRLKFGQSIREEGPKSHLKKTGTPTMGGIMILLSIAITTFVMTGKFSEPTVKTYLLLLVTLGFGLLGFLDDFIKVALKRNLGLTSIQKLLGQIIISIIFYFIFQQNDFSTVIHIPLTNLSYDLGWMYVLFIIFWLVGFSNAVNLTDGLDGLLSGTAAIAFGAFAVLAWSLSQFEIAIFSVAVAGAVLGFLVFNAHPAKVFMGDTGSLALGGAIATIAILIKLEIILLIIGGVFVIETLSVILQVISFKTTGKRIFKMSPLHHHYELVGWSEWRVVVTFWAVGLLCAILGIYIEVWM, encoded by the coding sequence ATGATGGAGAAAGTTATTTTTTTCACAATAATTATGAGTTTCTTAATAACAGTCCTGCTATCTCCCATTTTTATTCCCTTCTTGAGAAGATTGAAATTTGGGCAAAGCATTAGAGAGGAAGGTCCTAAATCGCATTTAAAGAAAACCGGGACACCAACGATGGGCGGTATTATGATCCTTCTCTCCATTGCCATTACAACATTTGTGATGACAGGAAAGTTTTCAGAGCCAACCGTAAAAACATACTTGCTTTTATTAGTTACGCTCGGGTTTGGGCTCTTAGGCTTCCTTGATGACTTTATTAAAGTCGCTTTGAAGAGGAATCTTGGTTTGACCTCAATACAGAAGTTATTGGGGCAGATTATCATTTCAATAATTTTTTATTTTATTTTTCAGCAAAACGATTTTTCAACTGTCATTCATATACCATTAACGAATCTTTCTTATGATTTAGGATGGATGTATGTTCTTTTTATCATATTTTGGCTAGTAGGCTTTTCTAATGCTGTTAATCTTACAGATGGTTTGGATGGGCTTTTATCTGGAACGGCTGCAATCGCCTTTGGAGCGTTTGCCGTTTTAGCTTGGAGTTTATCACAATTTGAAATTGCCATCTTTTCTGTGGCAGTAGCGGGTGCTGTGCTAGGCTTTCTTGTTTTCAATGCTCATCCTGCTAAAGTATTTATGGGGGATACCGGCTCTCTTGCACTAGGTGGAGCTATTGCAACAATTGCTATATTAATTAAGCTTGAAATCATCTTGCTAATTATTGGCGGCGTTTTTGTTATCGAAACTTTATCTGTTATTTTACAGGTGATTTCATTTAAAACAACAGGCAAAAGGATCTTTAAGATGAGTCCATTACATCACCACTATGAGCTTGTTGGATGGTCAGAGTGGAGAGTTGTGGTGACCTTTTGGGCTGTAGGCCTTCTTTGTGCAATTCTTGGAATCTATATCGAGGTGTGGATGTAA
- the murD gene encoding UDP-N-acetylmuramoyl-L-alanine--D-glutamate ligase, protein MKPINHYRHKKILVLGLAKSGVAAASLLHKLGAFVTVNDYKPLSENMEAQSLLEEGITVICGEHPLGLLEEGFELIVKNPGIPYHNPMIVGAIEKRIPIITEVELAYHISEAPLIGITGTNGKTTTTTLIYEMLKEGGKHPLIAGNIGTVASEVAQGATRENTIVIELSSFQLMGINEFKPKIAILTNLYDAHLDYHGTRKEYVHAKANITSNQTNDDFFIVNAEQDDVLEIAAQSNATIIPFSVKNRLDSGVYLENGWIYFNDERVIATKDIALPGAHNLENILSAIAAAKLSSVNNEAIFKVLHTFKGVKHRLQFVMEHEGRKFYNDSKATNILATQNAISAFHDPIILLAGGLDRGNEFDELIPYFKNVKAVVTFGQTAPRIKSAAVQAGIKTIMHVDNVEKAVPVAYQLSEKGDVILLSPACASWDQYKTFEVRGDIFIQAVHMLK, encoded by the coding sequence TTGAAACCGATCAATCACTATCGTCATAAAAAAATATTAGTATTAGGATTAGCAAAAAGTGGGGTTGCCGCTGCTTCTCTTTTACATAAACTCGGTGCTTTTGTAACCGTAAATGATTACAAACCACTTTCCGAAAATATGGAGGCGCAAAGTTTGCTGGAAGAAGGAATTACGGTAATATGCGGAGAGCACCCTTTAGGACTCCTTGAAGAAGGGTTTGAGCTAATTGTTAAAAACCCGGGGATTCCTTATCATAATCCAATGATTGTAGGTGCAATTGAAAAGCGGATACCTATTATTACAGAGGTTGAGCTTGCCTATCATATATCTGAAGCTCCACTAATAGGCATTACAGGGACAAATGGAAAAACTACGACAACTACACTTATTTATGAAATGCTGAAAGAGGGGGGGAAGCACCCTTTAATTGCGGGTAATATTGGAACAGTAGCCTCCGAGGTAGCACAGGGGGCTACTAGGGAAAATACGATTGTTATAGAATTATCCTCTTTTCAGCTAATGGGAATAAATGAATTTAAACCGAAAATTGCTATTTTAACAAACCTTTATGATGCACATCTTGATTATCATGGAACAAGAAAAGAGTATGTTCATGCGAAAGCAAATATTACTAGTAATCAAACAAATGATGATTTTTTTATCGTAAATGCAGAGCAGGATGATGTGTTGGAAATTGCTGCACAGTCAAATGCTACAATCATTCCGTTTTCAGTTAAGAATAGATTGGATTCCGGTGTTTATCTTGAAAACGGCTGGATTTACTTTAATGATGAAAGAGTTATCGCGACTAAAGATATTGCCTTACCGGGAGCTCATAATTTAGAAAATATTCTTTCGGCTATTGCCGCAGCAAAGCTTTCATCTGTTAATAACGAGGCAATTTTCAAAGTTCTTCATACGTTTAAAGGTGTCAAGCATCGCTTGCAGTTTGTTATGGAACATGAAGGGAGAAAGTTTTATAACGATTCAAAGGCAACGAATATATTAGCAACTCAAAATGCTATTTCCGCTTTTCATGACCCTATTATTCTTCTGGCGGGCGGTTTGGACCGCGGGAATGAATTTGATGAACTTATTCCTTACTTTAAAAACGTAAAGGCAGTAGTAACCTTTGGTCAAACTGCCCCGAGAATCAAAAGTGCTGCAGTTCAAGCGGGAATAAAAACCATAATGCATGTCGATAATGTGGAAAAAGCCGTTCCTGTAGCCTATCAGTTATCCGAAAAGGGTGATGTGATATTGTTATCTCCAGCTTGTGCGAGCTGGGATCAATATAAAACTTTTGAGGTAAGGGGAGACATTTTTATACAAGCTGTGCATATGCTTAAGTGA
- the spoVE gene encoding stage V sporulation protein E: protein MPTKRTTPDLILIIVTLTLLAVGLTMVYSASAIWAEYKFDDSFFFAKRQMLFAAVGIVAMFFIMNVDYWTWRTWAKVIVIICFVLLILVLIPGIGNVRNGSRSWIGVGAFSIQPSEFMKLAMIAFLAKYLSENQKLITSFTKGLIPSLGIVFLAFGLIMLQPDLGTGTVMVGTCIVMIFIAGGRISHFVGLGLLGLGGFVALILSAPYRIKRITSFLDPWEDPLGSGFQIIQSLYAIGPGGLFGLGLGQSRQKFFYLPEPQTDFIFAILSEELGFIGGSFVILLFALLLWRGIRIALGAPDLFGSFLAVGIIAMIAIQVMINIGVVIGLMPVTGITLPFLSYGGSSLTLMLLAVGVLLNISRYSRY, encoded by the coding sequence TTGCCAACAAAAAGAACGACTCCCGATTTGATTTTAATCATCGTGACATTAACATTACTTGCAGTGGGGTTAACGATGGTATATAGTGCTAGCGCTATTTGGGCAGAGTATAAATTCGATGATTCTTTTTTCTTTGCAAAGAGACAGATGCTGTTTGCTGCGGTAGGGATAGTCGCTATGTTTTTTATCATGAATGTTGATTATTGGACGTGGAGAACTTGGGCAAAGGTTATAGTCATTATTTGTTTTGTCCTATTAATCCTAGTCCTAATACCAGGTATTGGAAATGTAAGGAATGGTTCAAGAAGCTGGATAGGGGTCGGTGCTTTTTCGATTCAGCCATCGGAATTTATGAAGCTTGCGATGATTGCCTTTCTTGCAAAATATTTATCTGAAAACCAAAAACTTATAACGTCCTTTACAAAAGGTTTAATTCCATCATTAGGGATTGTGTTTTTGGCTTTTGGATTAATCATGCTGCAGCCGGATTTGGGAACAGGAACAGTCATGGTTGGTACTTGTATTGTAATGATTTTCATTGCAGGCGGGAGAATTAGCCACTTTGTCGGACTTGGCCTATTGGGGCTTGGGGGCTTTGTTGCTTTAATCTTATCTGCTCCTTATCGGATCAAACGAATAACCTCCTTTCTAGATCCGTGGGAAGACCCATTAGGAAGTGGATTTCAGATTATACAATCCTTATATGCAATCGGACCAGGCGGGTTATTTGGTTTAGGACTGGGACAGAGCCGCCAAAAGTTCTTTTATTTGCCAGAACCGCAAACGGACTTCATATTTGCCATTCTTTCAGAAGAGCTTGGGTTTATTGGGGGATCGTTTGTTATTTTATTATTTGCCTTACTATTATGGAGAGGAATTAGAATTGCCCTTGGAGCTCCTGACCTATTCGGCAGTTTCCTAGCGGTTGGTATCATTGCGATGATTGCGATCCAGGTCATGATTAATATCGGGGTTGTCATTGGACTCATGCCTGTTACCGGAATTACCCTTCCATTCCTAAGCTATGGGGGATCATCATTAACACTTATGCTTTTAGCAGTAGGTGTTCTATTAAACATTAGCAGATATTCAAGATATTAA
- the murG gene encoding undecaprenyldiphospho-muramoylpentapeptide beta-N-acetylglucosaminyltransferase → MRIAISGGGTGGHIYPALALIREIQKDIKDAEFLYIGTESGLESKLVPRENIPFKSIHITGFKRKLSLENVKTIFRFLKGVKDSKKMLKEFNADVVIGTGGYVCGPVVYAASKLGIPTIIHEQNSVPGLTNKFLSKYVDKIAVCFEEAIKFFPKEKVVLTGNPRASEVLGKDGMKGRLSAGLKINLPVVLIVGGSRGAKPINEAVLKSLAQLGEKPYQILYVTGDVHFEEVQKEVELIGNPENVIIKPFIHNMPEVLAGTDLSIARAGATTLAELTSLGIPSILIPSPYVTNNHQEKNARSLSDHEAAELLLEKDLTGKKLVELMDQILMDEVKLKEMKKAAKKLGIPDAAQRLYRLMEELVEKSRK, encoded by the coding sequence ATGAGAATAGCAATAAGCGGAGGCGGAACTGGAGGACATATTTATCCAGCACTCGCCCTCATAAGAGAAATACAAAAGGATATTAAGGACGCAGAGTTTTTATATATTGGAACAGAAAGCGGTTTGGAAAGCAAACTTGTCCCAAGAGAAAATATTCCCTTTAAATCAATACATATTACTGGATTTAAAAGAAAGCTTTCATTAGAAAATGTAAAAACTATATTCCGTTTTTTAAAGGGTGTTAAGGATAGTAAAAAAATGCTCAAAGAATTTAATGCAGATGTTGTGATAGGTACAGGAGGATATGTATGTGGACCAGTTGTATATGCAGCATCAAAGCTAGGAATCCCAACCATCATTCATGAGCAGAATAGTGTACCAGGTTTAACAAATAAATTTCTGAGCAAATATGTTGATAAAATTGCGGTTTGCTTTGAAGAAGCTATTAAGTTTTTTCCGAAAGAAAAAGTCGTGCTAACTGGAAATCCGCGAGCTTCAGAGGTTTTGGGGAAAGATGGAATGAAAGGGCGTCTATCCGCTGGTTTAAAAATAAATCTGCCAGTCGTATTAATCGTTGGCGGGAGCAGGGGCGCGAAGCCTATTAATGAAGCAGTCCTAAAATCATTAGCCCAACTTGGTGAAAAGCCATATCAAATATTGTACGTGACTGGTGATGTTCATTTTGAAGAAGTCCAAAAAGAGGTTGAACTAATCGGAAATCCTGAAAATGTAATCATTAAACCCTTTATACATAATATGCCAGAGGTACTTGCAGGAACAGATTTATCTATTGCTAGGGCAGGAGCAACAACGCTCGCTGAGTTAACCTCACTTGGAATTCCAAGCATACTTATACCAAGTCCTTATGTTACAAATAACCATCAAGAGAAGAATGCGAGATCATTGAGTGATCATGAAGCAGCAGAATTGCTGCTCGAAAAGGATTTAACCGGAAAAAAACTTGTAGAGTTAATGGACCAGATCTTGATGGATGAAGTAAAGCTAAAAGAAATGAAAAAAGCCGCAAAGAAGTTAGGGATACCTGATGCAGCTCAAAGACTTTATAGATTAATGGAAGAACTTGTTGAAAAGAGTAGGAAGTAG
- the murB gene encoding UDP-N-acetylmuramate dehydrogenase, translating to MNEIIDLLNEFNIGKIKEQEPLANHTTMKIGGPADLFIEPSSVENIIKTVEILHKYNVKWTAIGRGSNLLISDLGIEGAVIKLGSGLSHMEINESELTVGGGYSIVSLSTQISRKGLSGLEFASGIPGSVGGAVYMNAGAHGSDISKILTKAHILFEDGKVEWLSNEEMEFSYRTSVLQKKRPGIVIEAVFQLQPGDKNKIFEEMQRNKDYRKETQPWNYPCAGSIFRNPLPNYAGKLIEDAGLKGYSIGGAKVSDMHGNFIVNTGNAKAADVLALIQHIKEKIHEKYTIKIETEVEIIGRK from the coding sequence ATGAACGAAATAATTGATTTGCTAAATGAATTTAACATTGGAAAAATTAAAGAACAAGAACCTTTAGCTAATCATACAACTATGAAAATAGGCGGACCAGCCGATTTGTTTATTGAGCCCTCATCTGTCGAAAATATAATAAAAACTGTTGAGATCCTTCACAAATATAATGTTAAATGGACGGCAATTGGAAGAGGATCTAACTTGCTAATATCTGATTTAGGGATAGAAGGAGCAGTTATTAAGCTTGGATCAGGACTGTCACATATGGAGATTAATGAATCGGAGCTAACGGTTGGCGGTGGATATTCGATCGTAAGTCTTTCCACACAAATAAGCAGAAAGGGCCTATCCGGTCTTGAATTTGCCAGTGGTATTCCTGGTTCAGTCGGTGGGGCTGTTTATATGAATGCAGGGGCACATGGTTCTGATATTTCAAAGATATTAACAAAAGCCCACATTCTTTTTGAAGATGGGAAAGTTGAATGGCTTTCCAATGAGGAGATGGAATTTTCCTATAGAACATCCGTTTTACAGAAAAAGCGCCCAGGTATAGTTATTGAAGCCGTCTTTCAATTGCAGCCTGGGGATAAAAACAAAATTTTTGAAGAAATGCAAAGAAATAAGGATTACCGGAAAGAAACACAGCCTTGGAATTATCCTTGTGCAGGCAGTATATTTAGAAATCCCCTGCCCAATTATGCGGGTAAGCTGATCGAAGATGCGGGATTAAAAGGGTATTCTATCGGAGGAGCGAAAGTGTCCGATATGCATGGGAATTTCATTGTCAATACAGGAAACGCAAAAGCCGCTGATGTACTGGCATTAATCCAGCACATAAAAGAAAAAATTCATGAAAAGTACACAATAAAAATAGAAACCGAAGTGGAAATAATCGGTCGAAAGTAA
- a CDS encoding cell division protein FtsQ/DivIB, protein MEKGKVVSLEDRIPKLKQQRRKKANRRLIFLLLLFFTLISFIIYFQSPLSHINKIEVKGSSTYSNEELISLSGLSEKVNIWKVEESAIERKLEELPEVKSAKIKINLPNTVNITINEYKRIAYLMKEKSYLPVLENGKVLKKSKTAEIPATAPLLIGFSEGNELNGMINELEVLPEVVLNSISEIHHTPKKTDSYHLTLYMNDGFEVSATVKSFSEKMSHYPSIISQLDPHIKGVIDLEVGSYFKAYEQEGAEQVEEKTESDR, encoded by the coding sequence GTGGAAAAAGGGAAGGTTGTTTCTCTTGAGGACCGAATTCCGAAGCTAAAACAACAAAGGCGGAAAAAAGCAAATAGAAGATTAATTTTTTTGCTGCTATTATTCTTCACGCTTATTTCTTTTATCATTTATTTCCAATCTCCATTAAGCCATATAAATAAAATTGAAGTTAAAGGCAGTTCTACCTACAGCAATGAAGAATTAATTTCTCTTTCTGGTCTATCTGAAAAAGTTAATATTTGGAAGGTGGAAGAGAGTGCTATCGAGAGAAAACTAGAAGAGCTTCCAGAGGTAAAATCCGCTAAGATTAAGATAAATTTGCCTAATACAGTTAACATTACAATTAATGAATATAAGCGCATCGCTTATTTAATGAAAGAAAAAAGCTATTTGCCGGTTCTTGAAAATGGGAAAGTTCTTAAAAAGAGTAAAACCGCTGAAATCCCCGCAACTGCGCCTTTACTCATTGGCTTTTCAGAAGGAAATGAACTTAATGGAATGATCAATGAGCTTGAAGTGCTCCCTGAGGTGGTTTTAAATTCTATTTCTGAAATTCACCATACCCCAAAGAAAACAGATTCCTATCATTTGACTCTTTATATGAATGATGGATTTGAAGTAAGTGCGACAGTCAAAAGCTTCTCAGAGAAAATGTCACATTACCCTTCAATTATTAGCCAATTGGACCCACATATTAAAGGCGTTATTGATTTGGAAGTCGGCTCTTATTTCAAAGCTTATGAACAAGAGGGAGCTGAACAGGTTGAAGAAAAAACTGAAAGTGACAGGTAA
- a CDS encoding DUF881 domain-containing protein produces the protein MNKRELNRLKKKLKVTGNHVIFSLVFLVLGYIIAFSYHQTKSEFDNTAITGKQWERDLELRNQLVQLEEKNRSLQKELNDKQERVREIEKEMSQEAQVYFNLAEDAEKYRMYLGKVKVKGQGVEVTLADGDYNPEEVNVNNYIVHEHHVFKVINELYISGASAIAINGQRLSHNSYILCNGPVIEVDGYQHPAPFVISAIGDGDVLASALNLTGGVKDSLVNDNILFTLEKKAEITLEPLLGS, from the coding sequence ATGAACAAGAGGGAGCTGAACAGGTTGAAGAAAAAACTGAAAGTGACAGGTAATCATGTCATTTTTTCTCTTGTTTTTCTTGTTTTAGGTTATATCATTGCTTTTTCATATCATCAAACTAAAAGCGAATTTGACAACACAGCGATAACAGGGAAACAGTGGGAAAGAGATTTAGAATTACGCAATCAATTAGTTCAATTAGAGGAAAAAAATCGTTCATTACAAAAAGAATTAAACGATAAGCAAGAAAGAGTGCGTGAAATCGAGAAGGAGATGTCACAAGAAGCACAAGTTTACTTCAACCTCGCTGAAGATGCTGAAAAGTATAGAATGTATTTAGGTAAGGTTAAAGTGAAAGGGCAAGGTGTTGAAGTAACGCTGGCAGATGGGGATTATAATCCTGAAGAAGTGAATGTTAATAATTATATTGTTCATGAACACCATGTGTTTAAGGTGATAAATGAATTATATATTTCTGGTGCTTCTGCTATTGCGATAAATGGACAAAGGCTATCACATAATTCATATATTCTCTGTAATGGGCCGGTTATTGAAGTTGATGGCTACCAGCATCCTGCTCCCTTCGTCATTTCAGCTATTGGAGATGGGGATGTTTTGGCCTCAGCTCTGAATTTAACAGGTGGAGTAAAGGATTCATTAGTCAACGATAATATTCTATTTACTCTAGAAAAAAAAGCCGAGATTACGCTGGAGCCTTTGTTAGGGAGCTAA
- a CDS encoding DUF881 domain-containing protein — protein MDKFKKNINFTLITIVIGFMVAIQFRTVKEPVVRDTRDTWQLREDVMKENELQIKLIREVRSNEEKIAKYETELKQSKEQILRETLSELKEEAGLTNVQGNGIILNIEPVYEELLIGTPVTTVSPDLLKRLVNELNMYNALHISIDGQRLINTTVIRDINGETKVDGHSLNRLPIEIKVIAEDAKSADKLFKRMQVSKSADEFFIDNLRVKVQKPEGIITIPAYENTIRIRGMEPVNTDKGGNS, from the coding sequence GTGGACAAATTCAAAAAAAATATAAATTTCACACTTATTACTATTGTCATTGGATTTATGGTAGCTATTCAATTTCGAACGGTTAAAGAGCCTGTTGTGCGTGATACTCGTGATACTTGGCAGCTTAGGGAAGATGTCATGAAGGAAAATGAACTCCAGATCAAACTCATTCGTGAAGTACGATCAAATGAAGAAAAGATTGCGAAGTACGAAACTGAACTAAAGCAAAGCAAAGAACAAATTCTTAGGGAAACTCTCAGTGAATTAAAAGAAGAAGCAGGGTTAACTAATGTCCAAGGAAATGGAATAATTTTAAATATTGAGCCTGTATATGAAGAACTTTTAATTGGTACGCCTGTAACAACTGTTTCCCCAGATTTATTAAAAAGACTTGTTAATGAATTAAATATGTACAATGCCTTGCATATTTCAATAGATGGTCAGCGCCTTATTAATACAACGGTAATTAGAGATATAAACGGAGAAACAAAAGTTGATGGACACTCCCTAAATCGATTGCCAATCGAGATCAAGGTAATAGCTGAAGACGCAAAATCCGCAGACAAACTATTTAAAAGGATGCAAGTATCAAAGTCCGCAGATGAGTTCTTTATTGATAATTTAAGAGTGAAAGTTCAAAAGCCGGAAGGAATCATTACAATACCCGCGTATGAAAATACAATAAGGATAAGAGGCATGGAACCAGTTAACACAGACAAAGGAGGCAATTCATGA
- a CDS encoding small basic family protein yields the protein MWLPLLGLIIGVILGLFTEVKIPEEYSNYLSIAVLAALDTLFGGIRAQLQNIYDEKVFVSGFFFNILLAASLAFLGVHLGVDLYLAAVFAFGVRLFQNIAVIRRILLTKWSANREKTEKN from the coding sequence ATGTGGCTTCCTTTATTAGGATTAATAATAGGTGTAATTCTAGGTTTATTTACTGAAGTGAAAATTCCAGAGGAGTACTCAAATTACTTATCTATTGCTGTGCTTGCAGCTTTAGATACGTTATTCGGAGGAATTCGAGCTCAGCTGCAGAATATTTACGATGAAAAGGTTTTTGTTTCTGGTTTCTTTTTTAATATTCTTCTTGCTGCAAGTTTGGCTTTTCTAGGTGTCCATCTTGGTGTAGACTTATATTTAGCAGCAGTATTTGCATTTGGAGTCAGGTTATTCCAAAATATTGCCGTGATTAGAAGAATATTATTGACAAAATGGTCCGCAAACCGTGAAAAAACTGAAAAAAATTAA